From one Verrucomicrobium sp. genomic stretch:
- the cadR gene encoding Cd(II)/Pb(II)-responsive transcriptional regulator, with protein MKIGELAEAAQCTVETVRYYEKAGLLPKSDRSGNNYRVYGQRHLDRLRFVRNCRALDMSQEEVHALLRLMDKPASDCDSVNLLLDEHISHVDARIEELQKLKGQLTGLRKKCRTRRQVKECGILHGLSAMRPKGKKLASSHLG; from the coding sequence ATGAAGATCGGAGAACTCGCCGAAGCCGCCCAATGCACGGTCGAAACCGTCCGCTACTACGAAAAGGCAGGCCTGCTTCCGAAGTCGGACCGCTCCGGTAACAACTACCGCGTCTACGGACAGCGGCACCTGGACCGGCTGCGCTTCGTCCGCAACTGCCGCGCCCTGGATATGTCGCAGGAGGAGGTCCACGCCCTTCTCCGCCTGATGGATAAGCCCGCCTCGGATTGCGACTCGGTCAATCTTCTCCTCGACGAGCACATCTCCCACGTCGATGCCCGGATCGAGGAGCTACAGAAGCTAAAGGGACAGTTGACCGGCTTGAGAAAGAAATGCCGCACGCGCCGCCAAGTGAAGGAGTGTGGCATTCTGCATGGCCTTTCCGCCATGCGCCCGAAGGGGAAGAAATTGGCTTCCAGCCACCTCGGATAG
- a CDS encoding sigma-70 family RNA polymerase sigma factor, which translates to MQAGTERAFDALVERYQERIFHFVCRSVANRSDAEEIAQEAFVRAYFHLATFRPDALFSTWLFRIAVNLCRDHLRRQGSSRVLRTESVSASRSSPDEPRDREFPSPGPDPAAAAVQRENLAIVEREIAGLPPDLKSPLILTAVEGLTQEEAGRLLGLSAKAVEMKVYRARKVLSKRLDR; encoded by the coding sequence GTGCAAGCCGGCACCGAGCGGGCTTTCGACGCGCTGGTCGAGCGATACCAGGAGCGGATTTTTCATTTCGTCTGCCGTTCCGTGGCGAATCGCTCCGACGCCGAGGAGATCGCCCAGGAGGCGTTCGTCCGCGCCTATTTCCACCTTGCCACGTTTCGGCCGGACGCCCTCTTCTCGACCTGGCTCTTCCGCATCGCCGTGAACCTGTGCCGGGATCACCTGCGCCGACAGGGATCGTCCCGGGTGCTCCGGACCGAATCGGTATCGGCGAGCCGATCCAGTCCCGACGAGCCTCGCGACCGGGAGTTTCCCTCCCCCGGACCCGATCCCGCCGCCGCTGCCGTGCAGAGAGAAAACTTGGCGATCGTGGAGCGGGAGATCGCTGGTCTTCCCCCCGACTTGAAGTCCCCCTTGATCCTGACTGCCGTCGAGGGCCTGACGCAGGAGGAGGCAGGACGTCTTCTCGGACTGAGCGCCAAGGCAGTCGAGATGAAGGTCTACCGGGCCCGGAAGGTCTTATCGAAGCGGTTGGACCGTTAG
- a CDS encoding periplasmic heavy metal sensor, with protein MNRAWAFGILLLAVALVASGSCLLTGQYLKHRQAAPEFSHAWIHHQLAITPDQDRKLGPIEAAFTEKRRHYAELIRLANLELAQAVADDQADSPRVQVAVEKIHDAMGGLQNATLDHVFEMKAVLTPEQYDKLIRLTSEGLRRQP; from the coding sequence ATGAATCGCGCCTGGGCATTCGGCATCCTGCTGCTGGCCGTGGCATTGGTGGCGTCGGGGAGCTGTCTTCTCACCGGCCAATACCTGAAGCACCGGCAGGCGGCGCCGGAGTTCAGCCATGCCTGGATTCACCACCAACTGGCCATCACCCCCGACCAGGACCGGAAGCTCGGGCCGATCGAGGCGGCCTTCACCGAGAAGCGCCGGCACTATGCCGAGCTGATCCGCCTCGCCAACCTGGAGCTGGCCCAGGCGGTCGCCGACGATCAGGCCGACTCCCCCCGCGTTCAGGTTGCCGTCGAAAAAATCCACGACGCGATGGGGGGCTTGCAAAATGCTACCCTGGACCATGTCTTCGAGATGAAGGCCGTCCTGACGCCCGAGCAATATGACAAGCTGATCCGCCTCACGTCCGAGGGGCTGCGCCGCCAACCCTGA